Sequence from the Fundulus heteroclitus isolate FHET01 chromosome 7, MU-UCD_Fhet_4.1, whole genome shotgun sequence genome:
tggattcttgtttttgttccaaTCTAAATGATGCACCCTAAGTGTGGTGCCATGGCCAGTATGGAAAATGCTCAGGTCATTTTAGTGTCCTAGTGTTTTCATAACGTTGACAACATGGCTGACTGAATGAAACACAGgaaatataagataagataggctttattgatctcacattggagagaTTCACAATATTTCCCCCTGTGTAGCGAATCCATAAAACAGGAGTCTCACTGGTTGAGTTGAattattgacataaattaacCTTTTTGTTGACGGTGTAACTTACTGAGAAATAGTTTATCGCATGGATCAAAAGTGCTCTGCGAAGAGTTTGGAGGCTCCCCATGGTCTATATTCTATTTCATGAAACTGgttcccaatttttttttatcaaagtccAACTGTCCAAACATCATGGACACCTCAGTACCTGTCAGAATTCTAACACTGTTAAGATTTAAGGAGGTAAGGTGAGGTGTTTCTCATCATGACTTATTTAATGTAACCTTATTGTTAAATTCAAATCAAACTAACGAACAAAAGgtctttttgttaaataaactaaacttcatTAAAGACAACACGATAAACAAACAACAGGCAACTAAAAACACTTGAACAGCAATAATGTGAGTAAATGTGAGTGATTCGATTTCTAACCCTCTCTCTCTGCCTTCATAGAGTTTTAATGCCAACATCCTGCAGCTTGTCCAGGGCTGTCATCCTCACTGCACCAAAACATCCCCTACAGGCTGGAATTGGAAATATACGGTATGAATGgagctgggggaaaaaagctgacAGTGTCACATCTGAAGGTAGCTCAAAAGCAAAGGCTCAACACacagatgccccccccccccccccctatacCGACGTGACCCAATTTAAAGGGAAATAAACAGGCATTCCATTGCTATCAGAGAGGCGTTGTTGAAGAAATAATCGACCAAACACAAATTGCCCTTGCTTTGTTAGCAGCCTGTCGATGACCTCTAAAATGACCAATGTTTCCACAAAAAAGAGCAATGCGACGTCTGAAACTATATGTATTCATCATATTCCAGATAAACAGGGTTTGCTAAATAATAATTAAGCTTGACAGGGaatgtttggattttaaaatcccattttaaCTATTCCTCCAGAGGAAGACCAATGAGGGGATAGAGAACCACATGTCAGCGCTATTTCTCATGCAACCAGTTCAGTTGTTTCTATTCTGCTGTCTTTGTCATTAAAACAAATCACCCTCTTTGGACGAAATCAAAAATCATTGAAAGAACATTGGTTAATGctttttgcttcttcttttaTAATCATTATTTTAATTCGCTTTTGTTGGCATATTCACACGCTTGAACTGCTCTCTGTGctcgttgtttttgtttttaccgaTAAGTGAATAAACGAAGCTCCTGTTTTCATCGCTCTTCGCACCAGCGTGACAGTGCGGCACTCGGTGCGCATGCGCCAGATAACAGGAAGCgttaacatttttgttgtaGCGGCAGCTGATAGCTCCACTGTCAACAGGGAAGGCTGGGACGTCTGCCGCCGCTTCAAACACGGTAAATGTCCTGCCGCCGTAGCGCTGCGTGGCTAGAAGGCGTAACGGCCGCTGCTTTTAGTCCGGCGTCGACATGTAGAGGTCTGTGGACGGAGTGGCGTCTCGTCTGGACCCGACCCGACCCGACCCGACCCGGCGGTGTCTCGTTAGCTCTCACCGTGAGATAAGATAAGGTTCAGCGAGGGTGGAACCGGAGCGTCGTACCGCTCTGCTCGCAGGGAGCCGGGGTCGGAGACTGGTGGAGGCGGCCGTCATGTCGGTGGGCTGCCGCCGGACCTCCCACCCTCCGTGGGGAATCCACGCGGTAGAGCTGAGGGATGCTCAGTCAGACCCCCTGTTGTCGGAGATGACATGTGTGAGAACATCGATCTGAGCATTTCTGAGCTTCGTCCTGCATTTTAGACTTCTGGTCCTTGATGCCCAGCCTTTGGGGGGTTGGCACGAGGACAGCCATGATGAAAGCCCGTCTTCCAGTTCAGAGATCAGATCTAAAAGGTTTCATACGAACTATAACTTAAGATCATGATTATTAAGCAGATGTTGCTGCTCCTCCGTCTGGGAATGGCTGTTGGCTCCATTCCCGAATAATAAAGTGAGCATGACTGCAGCCAGAAGCCTTATTCAGAAGTCATGTTCATGGCAAGAATTAGTGGCGCCAGGTTCAGCCTGAGGGCCCATTGTGTCCTGCTCACGGAAGCTCAGGACAGTAGGATTCACACGCTGCCAAGAGATTGTTTTGGTTCTCCACAGAGAACAATGCAGCGCAAGGTAGATCTGGGTCTGAACAAACCCAGACCTTCACACATGTCTGGTGTTGGTGATCTTCACCTGCAGTGAAGCACGGGGGTGATCGGGGCTCGCTCTGCTGCCAGAGGAACCTGGCCACTGTGCCGTTGTCGTTGGGGTGGCCATGAACCGCTCCGTCTGTCAGATTGACCCATCCTGACCCAAACCGGGCCGTCAAAAGAGCACAGCAGCTGACCGACAGCCCGGAAAGGAGAACCTGTGGCCGGGCTTTGGAGAAGCGGCACAGATACAAGTGTCTAGAAATCCCAGCGAGTTGAAGCAACGCTCCAAAGCGACCGACGGAGGCAGGCAGGTGGCAACCATTGCCGTTTTTCCTGCTGAGCGTGATTCTGTGAGCTGTTACGTCAGGACTGTAGTCGTTTGTGTTGTTTGCCACGGGCTGAGGTCTGAGGTTTGTCTGTAGCTTCTTTAACAAAGGTGAAAATGTCCTAACTGATATAACGTAGTGATGAAGTATTGTCCTCACCATGTTTCTCCATGTTGTACTGTGTGCCACACTGCTCCTGCCTGTAATAACATCTAGAGGGCCTGTTGTTGtaataaactagaaaaaaaattttttttttctttttgcacagAGACAAATAAACCCCTCCAGGAGAGAACAGAGGTCAAAGCAGCCCAGGAAGTACTGCGTGTTTGGGAGGCAACCTGAGTCGCTGTCCGACCACCAGTCCAGGGAGGAGGCCCAGCCCCCCAGCCGTCTCCTGCACAGGCCGCTATGAGCTCCAGAGGGAGCGGAGGCCGATCCAACGGCACGCTGCCGCAGACCAAGATCTGCCAGTTCAAGCTGGTGCTGCTGGGGGACATGGCTGTGGGCAAGTCCAGCCTGGTGCTGCGCTTCGTCAAGGGACAGTTCGATGAGTTCCAGGAGACGACTATAGGAGGTGAGGCGCAGCGGTGCTGCCCAGGGGGCCAGGGCCCGTACGAGAGCGCTCCTTCACTCGTTGCTCTTTTGTCCGTGTCTCTCCAGCTGCCTTCTTGGCTCAGTCGGTGTGTCTAGACGACACCACGGTGAAGTTTGAGATCTGGGACACGGCGGGTCAGGAGCGATACCACAGCCTGGCACCCATGTACTACCGCGGAGCTCAGGCCGCCATCGTCGTGTTTGATATCACTAAACCGGTATGTGGTGGCAAAGGACTCATTAGGAGCTGAACGTGTTTAGCTATACAGTCTCGTGTGAAGGTTGTTATTTGACCTCTGATTgcgacacgtttttttttttttgcaggagaCCTTTGAGAGAGCCAAGGCCTGggtgaaggagctgcagaggcagGCCAGTCCTAACATCATTATCGCTCTGGCTGGAAACAAGGCCGACCTGTCCGAGAAGAGACTGGTAGAGTACGAGGTAACGCACTCCCAATCAGCCCAGACGTCTTTCCGTTTAGGAAAACGGTGAAACGGACGAGATCTTTGTCTCAAAAGACTTTCTCAGAAGTCTTTCCGCCTTCTCTTTGGGGAGAGGTCCCAGCGTCGGTAGGGTCAGTCCATTACTTGTACTGCTACTTCCTCAGTCGGTGTGCAGAGTGTGGTTTTCCATTGTCCTGTTAAAAAATAGAAGGAAGTCCCTGGAAGCCAGCAGATAGCGCCCTGCAAAAGTATTACCACCtctgttgtattttgttttcataactATCTGTAGtgtgttattattgttattattatgacAGACGACCACAAGGGAGAGCAGAGTTGTAAGGGAATGTGTGCGATGACTTCAAACCGCTGTGTAGCACCACTTTCTGGCGGGCTGCTTGTATTGCTAGAGCGGTTTACCCCAGGTAATAAGGTGAAGGTGAGGGGAGGGGTTATGCCCAGGGCCCGAAATTAACACTCACCACATGCCAAATGCGAGGGATTTTTTACCGTTTGGCGagtaaatttcagagggctagctgcaacatggcgagtaaatgtttgcaccAAATAAGTCGCGTTTTTCAGTCATCGATTGGAGTGGACgcttctttatgttcctctgctgtcAGCTCGTATGACGACAAACGCACACGTACACAAACACTCGCACATGTGACGTGAGAACGACGGCAACTACATCATGTCTGTTTGCTAACAACTAgagtttagctcaggctaattacgtagcgcgatcatgtggagatatttagcaggGGTGagtcagaattaatattttggcctgtaaaaaatatgcttaaccgattgatttttacatctatcGGCCATCTTGGctggtgaatcaggaagttaatttcagaCGCTGGTTACTCCCAGTTCATTTAACCTCTAAAACGAGGAATGTGGTGGCGGAGTAGGCGTACTGCACGCAACCCACGTACGGAGGACTGTGTGTCCACTTTGGAGTAAAGGCCACTAGTggcacaagaacaaaaaaacgcTACAATAAGGACAAGAAGACATTGTCACTGACCAACTGTCCTCTGCTCACCTCTGTGTCATGAAGGAAGCCCAGACGTATGCTGAGGACACCGGCTTGCTGTTCATGGAGACCTCTGCCAAGACAGCCATGAACGTCAACGAGCTTTTCTTGGCTATCGGTGAGACGCCTTTTATTATATCTGACATTCGTTTTATGAATGCGTTGTTAAACAGGAATAAAAGTGCAGCATTTCACTAATCCAGCCACAACTGTCATCTGCTCCGCTGTAGCGAAAAAGATGCCAAAAACAGACACCCAGAACCCAACACATGCAGCACGACATCGAGGAGTAAACCTCCAGGATCCAGACGCCCACTCCACCCGAGCCTGCTGTGGTGGGAACTAACGCTCCAGAACCGACCCTgctgttccccccccccccccccccccccccccccccccagccctgAAACCATCACGTCGTGTCTCAGCAACATGCAGGGGTGAGCCTGATGTCTGGAAACCTGGTGTCCACTCACCTCTGTACGCTCCTGTCCAGGCAGACAGAAACTCAAAGGAACGGGGGAAGACAGAAGAATGACACGAGCTGAAGCTAACGGCGCTCACACCTGAGTTCGTCCATCCAGTGTGTTTCAGAACCTAGCATTTCCTTTTGGAAGTTACAGGCAAAGACCGAGAATGAGATGtggaaaatccaaaaaaaaaaaaaataataataataaattgttGAAGGCAGTGGCAGGCCTGTTGTAGTATTTAGCACTAATAGTTaaatttttgtttctctctgccTTGCATCAGTTCGACCCACACTTCTGTTGCATAAAAAGGCCCAAACTGAACAGCACCTGCTTGTGAGTGGACaacaaggataaaaaaaacagcagaaagggagctttcttcttcttcttcttcttggtgGAGCTCGCTTTGCCTCATTCTGAACTGATCGAACTTGGCTGTGAATACCGCCCCATACCCCTCTCCTGGAATGATCTGTACCCTTTCTGTCATGCTTGAACttcccaaaaaacaaacaaaaaaaagatccatGCCGCAGTTTCTCAAACGTGTGAGCTTGGTGAAATTTCTAGTGTGATGGTTTAGACTTTTATTGCCTTCTGGCTGTAATATTCCAGCCTGTCCAACTCATGTCCTGTAGTCTAGATAGAAACTTCAATTTACTACATGAGGCCAACATGGAAGCTCATAAAGAGCTAGACCTGTTTGTATTTTACGTATTTATGATGCAATgttgaggagaaaaaaaatacctgcAGTGTAGTGCATGAGTAATGACAAAGGCAAACTTTACCACAACACTATGACACT
This genomic interval carries:
- the rab5b gene encoding ras-related protein Rab-5B, with translation MSSRGSGGRSNGTLPQTKICQFKLVLLGDMAVGKSSLVLRFVKGQFDEFQETTIGAAFLAQSVCLDDTTVKFEIWDTAGQERYHSLAPMYYRGAQAAIVVFDITKPETFERAKAWVKELQRQASPNIIIALAGNKADLSEKRLVEYEEAQTYAEDTGLLFMETSAKTAMNVNELFLAIAKKMPKTDTQNPTHAARHRGVNLQDPDAHSTRACCGGN